The Armatimonadota bacterium region TCATGGGCTGGATAATGGGGATACCCCCGCCGACGCTTCCTTCAAAGGCGAAGTCCAGCTGACACTTGCCTGCGGCGGTCATGATGTCGGCGCCCTCTTTGGCGAGCAGCTCTTTATTCGCGCTCACCACTGGCTTGCCGTTCTCCAGAGCGCGCAACACATACTCCTTAGCAGGGTGCACGCCGCCGATCAGCTCCACGACGATGTCTATCTGTGGGTCATCGATGACCTCGTAGGCGTTGTTCGTTAGCAGAGAGCGGTCTACAGGCACACGACGGGGCTTGCTCACATCGCGCACAGCGATGCGACGGATTTCCAAGCGCGCACCTATCTTGCGTTCGATGCTTTCACGGTTGCGTCGCAGCACCTCCACCGTGCCCGATCCCACCACACCCAGCCCCAAGATGCCCAGCTGGATCACCTCTTTGCTCACGCCGTTTCCTCCTCCGGCTCCAGGCGGAAAAGCACGGCGCCTTGCTCCACCAGCTGCCCGCTTTCCGCACATATCTCTACAATACGCCCTGACCTTTCCGCCGGTACCTCGTTGAATACTTTCATGGCTTCAATCAGGCAGATGGTTTGCCCTTCTTCGACAAAATCTCCTCTATCGACATACGGGGGCGCATCAGGTGACGGTGCACGGTAGAATACCCCCGTCATCGGGGCACGCAGCTCGACGAGGTGAGCCAGCACAGCAGCATCATCCTTTCTATCCTGCAACACGGCGGGTGCCAGAAGGACGCCTGTCGTTTCCGCTGGCGTGCCCTCCCGACGGATCAAAATGCGCAGCCCCTCCTCCTGCCACTCCAGCTCCAGCAGTTGGAAACGCCTCGCCATCTTTAGCAGCGATTCCGTTCGCTCTATCTCATGAGTCACCGTACTCACCTCACGCTACTGTATGACATCGGGAGCAGATCCGATGGTTACCGAGAGGGTCATCTCTTTGCCTCCTCTCCAGACTCGGACCTTCACACGGTCACCCGGCTGACGCTTCATGATTTCCTCCAGCAGATCCTGCGTGGAACGGATGGGACTTTCGTCGAAAGCACGGATGACGTCGTTAGCCTGTAGTCCAGCCTTTTCAGCCGGACTGTTGGGCACCACTTCGTTCACTGCCACACCGTTGAGGTCAGGTAGTCCTACGCGCTTCATCAAGGAGGGACGCACAGCGTCGAAGGAAATACCTATCCACGATCTCGCCCGCTTGACTGTTCCTCCCTGCACCAGAATATCGCGCACCACTTTCTTCACGTGGTTGATGGGGATAGCAAAACCGATGCCGATGGAACCCCCTCCGGGCGGTGCGGCTATAGCGGTATTGATGCCTATCAGCTGTCCGTGGATATTTGCCAGAGCACCACCAGAGTTCCCCTGGTTGATGGCAGCGTCGGTCTGGATAGCTACCTCCAGATAGCGCCCTTCCTCCACGATTAGTTTGCGCCTGTTGAGCGCACTGATGACACCCACCGTGACCGTGCTCCCCAGACCGAGCGGATTTCCCACAGCGATAGCCCATTCTCCTACACGCAGCTTGTCAGAGTCGCCCATCTCGGCAGTGGGCAGGTTGCGAGCATCCACCTTAATCACGGCGATGTCCGACTGTTCGTCCGCACCAACGGGTTTTCCTAAGAAGCGTCTGCCATCTGCCAGAGACACCACAATCTCGTCTGCTCCACGCACGACGTGATGATTGGTAATGATATATCCATCCGGGCTGATAATCACTCCCGAGCCGGAGCCTCGCATCGCCTCTTGCTGCCCAAAGAAGTCTTCCAATCGTAGCGAACGTCGAGGGCGCATGAACGTATCGATGTTCACGACGGCAGGCTCGATGCGCGCACTGGCTTCCGCAATGGCATCGGCGCCGGGCACACTACCCTTTTGCCGCACCGGGGCATCTAGCGTCGCCAAAACCAGCTGTCTGGAGGAAGACGAGGGCTGATACCCCATCCATCGCAGTATCAACGCACACGCGGCAAATCCGAGCACAAAAGCAATGACCGTGTTCCAGGGTCGGGACATCGTGCATCACCGCTCCACCGCTGGCAGCTGCCGCAGCAGACTGACCATCTCTATCGCGCTGATGGCAGCGTCACCGCCTTTGTTACCTGCTTTGGTGCCTGCTCGTTCAATCGCCTGTTCGATGTTGTCGGTGGTCAGCACGCCGAAGGTAATGGGTACCCCAGACTCTAACATGCTCTGAGCGATGCCTTTCGCCGCCTCTGACGCGATGTACTCGAAGTGGGGGGTGTCGCCACGAATCACACATCCCAAACAGATGACCGCGTCATACTGCCCACTGCGAGCAAAACGCGCCGCCACCAGAGGGATTTCCCAGGAACCCGGCACCCAGGCAATTTCCACGTCCCGCTCGGTATCTACACCATGGCGAGCCAGCGTATCCAGCGCTCCTCCCAGCAGCTTCGAGGTAATAAACTCGTTGAATCGGCTGACCACGATGGCAAAGCGGTAGCCCGTAGCGACCAGCTGTCCTTCATACGTTTTGGGCATGGTGAACAGTATCCTCCGGTTCTCTTTGCTCGACCTGCTCACCGTTTTGCGGCAGGATGTGCCCCAGCTTCTCCCGCTTGGTGCGCAGGTAGTGCTTATTATAAGGGGTGATGGTTCCCACAATCGGCACAACTTCTACAATCTTCAGTCCGTATGCTTCCAGCCCGATGCGCTTGGTGGGGTTGTTGGTCATCAAGCGTATCTCCCTCAACCCCAAATCCGCCAGTATCTGCGCCCCGATGCCGTAGTCGCGCTCGTCCGCATGGAAGCCCAGTTCGATGTTGGCATCTACCGTGTCCAGTCCCTGATCCTGAAGGGCGTACGCCCGCAGTTTATTCAGCAAACCGATGCCGCGTCCTTCCTGCTGGATATACAGCAAGACCCCACGCCCCTCTTCGGCAATCTTCCGAAGGGCGATTTCCAGCTGGCTACCGCAGTCGCACCGCAGCGACTCCAGCAGGTCACCCGTCAAGCAGCTGGAGTGCACTCGAACCAGCGTAGGCTTGCCATCGGAGACATCGCCCATGACTAAAGCGACGTACGGGTTAGGGTCCACGGTGCACTCGTAAGCATGCACCGTAAAATCGCCATAGCGGGTGGGCAGCCTCGCCACTGCTACCTTGTTGACCAGCTTCTCGTAGCGTCGTCGGTAGCGAATCAGGTCTGCGATAGTGACGATACACAAATCGAACCGCTGTGCAATCTCCAGCAGGTCGGGCACCCGCGCCATCGTGCCGTCGTCGTTCATAATCTCGCAAATGACGCCCGCTGGGTACAACCCCGCCAATCGCGCCAGGTCTACAGCCGCCTCCGTATGTCCCGCGCGTCGCAACACTCCTCCCTCCACCGCACGAAGTGGGAAGACGTGCCCGGGCTTCTCGAAATCCTCCGGGCGGGCACGGGGGTCCACGAACAGACGGATAGTCTGTGCCCGGTCGTACGCGGAGATGCCTGTGGTGGTGCCAACACGGGCGTCAATCGGCTCCATCATCGCGGTGCCATGTCGGGCGGTATACTTATTGGTGATGGGACCGATTCGCAGCTCATCCAGACGCTGTCCGGTCGCCGCGAGACAAATCAGCCCCCGACCATACTTCGCCATCAAGTTGATGGCTTCGGGAGTGACTTTCTCCGCTGCGATCACAAAATCGCCCTCATTCTCACGGTCTTCATCATCGACCACGATGATGATCTCGCCTCGCTTCAGTCGTTCGATAGCTTCCTCAATGGGGCAAAACGCGCTCATAGCCCACCTCCGGCGCGACCGACTATGTTAATGATACCAGCACTATCCTGCGCAGTGCAACTTCGTGGAGCCGATACGCCCCTCACGTGCACTACACACCGAGTCGCAAGGGTCTATCAGCGCCGATTTGATATGGTACTATACTACGCGCGCGACAGCAATACGTGGGAAGGCGTTAAGGTGGGCGTGATGGACACCGGGCTGAGCTTCCACTGGGACTTTAGCAACATAAGGTGTCGCGCTGGCTGAGGCGCACGCAAACCGAAATCGCCATCGTAGACAACATCTCGGTGCATTTCTATGGACTGATCAACGGCGACGTCGACAACGATAACGAGGTGGCGCTGTTCGACTTTGGACAGCTGGTGGCGGCGTTCGGGAGCGTGCCGGGCGACGGCAACTGGAACCCGGAGGCGGATCTAGACGGGGATCAGGAGGTCACTCTGTTTGACTTTGGCATTCTCGTGAGCAATTTCGGCGCGATTGGAGACGAATAAGTGGTCCTCCCACTCCTCAGGGGAGGAGTGGGAGGTCTGCACCTGCTATTCCGACACCACCTGCGGCTGGCTGGCTTTTGCGAACTTCCACACCATCCAGCCCACCACTGCCAGCCCTATCACCAGCAGCACCGCAAAGATGACGAACATCACCCACTGCGGGTTGACCGGCAGGGTATTCACGTTCAAATGCTCTCCCAGTAGCATCTGCCTCACGCGATGGCGTGTCACCGCCATCAGCGTAATGGTCAGCGCAACCAGAACCGTCGCGCCTGTCGCACTGCGCTGCACCACCAGCAGAGCCAGCACTGCCAGCGCGACCCCTACCCAGAGCACGATGGTATCCACCATGTTCGTCCCCAAGAAGTTCATCATCACGCCCTGAGGCAGCTTCACCAGAAACCACAGCCCGACGGCGAACTGCACCAGCGTTGCGCCCACGAACCAGCGTGCACCGTAGCGCAAGGCTTCAGCAGACCACTCCGCATCGGTTTTCCGATAGCCTGCAGCCAGCAGCATGATGCCCAGCCCCACCACCGCAAATGCGGCAACGATGAAATGCAGATAGCGAGGGATAAGCGAGGGCTCCGACCAGTTGAGATGCAACCCGGATGCACTTGCCGCATACATCTCCGCCCACTTGGTGGGAGAGATGTTCAGCGTGGCATTGTGGGTGAATAACAGTCCCACCAGCAGGATGAAGATGGCGCTGACCCACGCAATGGGTGTCACCCACTTGCCCAGCCAGTCGGGTCGGAATTGCACCAGATACAACCCGTAGTACGCTAGCAGCACCAGAGCCACTACCGACAGCCAGGGCCAAGCCATCAAAACTGAAGCAGTATAGAAAGCTTGACCGTAAAGCACCTGCACAAACAG contains the following coding sequences:
- the ribBA gene encoding riboflavin biosynthesis protein RibBA translates to MSAFCPIEEAIERLKRGEIIIVVDDEDRENEGDFVIAAEKVTPEAINLMAKYGRGLICLAATGQRLDELRIGPITNKYTARHGTAMMEPIDARVGTTTGISAYDRAQTIRLFVDPRARPEDFEKPGHVFPLRAVEGGVLRRAGHTEAAVDLARLAGLYPAGVICEIMNDDGTMARVPDLLEIAQRFDLCIVTIADLIRYRRRYEKLVNKVAVARLPTRYGDFTVHAYECTVDPNPYVALVMGDVSDGKPTLVRVHSSCLTGDLLESLRCDCGSQLEIALRKIAEEGRGVLLYIQQEGRGIGLLNKLRAYALQDQGLDTVDANIELGFHADERDYGIGAQILADLGLREIRLMTNNPTKRIGLEAYGLKIVEVVPIVGTITPYNKHYLRTKREKLGHILPQNGEQVEQREPEDTVHHAQNV
- a CDS encoding 6,7-dimethyl-8-ribityllumazine synthase — protein: MPKTYEGQLVATGYRFAIVVSRFNEFITSKLLGGALDTLARHGVDTERDVEIAWVPGSWEIPLVAARFARSGQYDAVICLGCVIRGDTPHFEYIASEAAKGIAQSMLESGVPITFGVLTTDNIEQAIERAGTKAGNKGGDAAISAIEMVSLLRQLPAVER
- a CDS encoding 2-alkenal reductase, whose translation is MSRPWNTVIAFVLGFAACALILRWMGYQPSSSSRQLVLATLDAPVRQKGSVPGADAIAEASARIEPAVVNIDTFMRPRRSLRLEDFFGQQEAMRGSGSGVIISPDGYIITNHHVVRGADEIVVSLADGRRFLGKPVGADEQSDIAVIKVDARNLPTAEMGDSDKLRVGEWAIAVGNPLGLGSTVTVGVISALNRRKLIVEEGRYLEVAIQTDAAINQGNSGGALANIHGQLIGINTAIAAPPGGGSIGIGFAIPINHVKKVVRDILVQGGTVKRARSWIGISFDAVRPSLMKRVGLPDLNGVAVNEVVPNSPAEKAGLQANDVIRAFDESPIRSTQDLLEEIMKRQPGDRVKVRVWRGGKEMTLSVTIGSAPDVIQ